A single genomic interval of Deinococcus fonticola harbors:
- a CDS encoding M17 family metallopeptidase, producing the protein MQIVKSLERADLKLSFVNADATQARTLRDLQPGQVRLTARLDGHDEAVALAPQDAGEAREIGVALANLAGTVGAKNLHVAANEYAAALAGAASAAHWKDTRFRGVAFTAAETPQLHLEGLGDAEQARVQAVLAGMTFTRELVSAPANHLSPATLAREARTLERCGLDVDVLDTEEVKARGMNLLAAVAAGSKDGPRLIRVTLPARGECQKVVALVGKGITFDTGGYSLKTAQGMYGMKNDMGGAATVLGTMRALADLRASIPDGVEIRAYVAAAENMVGPDAMRPGDIYRAANGKTVEVTNTDAEGRLVLADALAVACDEGATELVDVATLTGAKITALGSDMAAVFSNDRDLVTRLQRAADAAGESIWELPLHQPYLKAYQKNTIADLKNSDGNPAGGSIKAALFLSQFVTRPWAHLDIAGNAAKEDVATGWGVGTLTEYVLNR; encoded by the coding sequence ATGCAAATCGTGAAAAGCTTGGAGAGGGCCGACCTGAAGCTGTCTTTCGTGAATGCCGACGCCACGCAGGCACGGACGCTGCGTGACCTGCAACCCGGCCAGGTGCGCCTGACCGCCCGGCTGGACGGGCATGACGAGGCGGTGGCCCTTGCGCCCCAGGACGCCGGCGAGGCGCGCGAGATCGGCGTGGCGCTGGCGAACCTGGCCGGCACCGTGGGCGCGAAGAACCTGCACGTGGCCGCCAACGAGTACGCGGCGGCGCTGGCCGGGGCGGCTTCGGCCGCGCACTGGAAGGACACGCGCTTCAGAGGGGTGGCCTTTACGGCGGCTGAAACGCCCCAGCTGCACCTGGAGGGCCTGGGGGACGCCGAGCAGGCGCGGGTGCAGGCGGTACTGGCCGGCATGACCTTCACGCGTGAGCTGGTGAGTGCGCCGGCCAACCACCTGAGCCCCGCCACGCTGGCCAGAGAAGCCCGCACGCTGGAGCGCTGCGGCCTGGATGTGGACGTGCTGGACACGGAGGAAGTGAAAGCGCGCGGCATGAACCTGCTGGCGGCGGTGGCGGCGGGCAGCAAGGACGGCCCGCGCCTGATCCGCGTGACCCTCCCAGCACGCGGCGAGTGCCAGAAGGTGGTGGCGCTGGTCGGCAAGGGCATCACCTTCGACACCGGCGGATACTCGCTGAAAACTGCGCAGGGCATGTACGGCATGAAAAACGACATGGGCGGGGCCGCCACGGTGCTGGGCACCATGCGGGCGCTGGCCGACCTGCGCGCGTCCATCCCTGACGGGGTGGAGATCCGCGCTTACGTGGCCGCCGCCGAGAACATGGTCGGCCCGGACGCCATGCGCCCCGGCGACATCTACCGCGCTGCGAACGGCAAGACCGTGGAGGTCACCAACACCGACGCCGAGGGCCGCCTGGTGCTGGCCGACGCCCTGGCCGTGGCCTGTGACGAGGGCGCCACCGAACTGGTGGACGTGGCTACCCTGACCGGCGCAAAAATCACCGCCCTGGGCTCGGACATGGCCGCCGTGTTCAGCAACGACCGCGATCTGGTGACCCGCCTGCAGCGCGCCGCCGACGCGGCTGGAGAGTCCATCTGGGAACTCCCACTGCACCAGCCGTACCTGAAGGCCTACCAGAAGAACACCATTGCCGACCTGAAGAACAGTGACGGCAACCCTGCGGGCGGCAGCATCAAGGCGGCGCTGTTCCTGTCGCAGTTCGTCACGCGGCCCTGGGCGCACCTGGACATTGCCGGCAACGCCGCCAAGGAGGACGTAGCGACCGGCTGGGGCGTGGGCACCCTGACCGAGTACGTGCTGAACAGGTAA
- a CDS encoding ABC transporter ATP-binding protein yields MPDSSPGVTRRLYGLLTPYCRVVGLGLLLLVGSVVAELYPPLVWIRVVDHGIAQRDWPFIARQLVLLVLVFGVQQLLSAWRGVLLERAGQQLTLDLRLAVYRKLQGQSAEYFESQRTGDLIARVTGDVDAIQDVLVRGTDSVLANALRLVGVVGIFIALNPVLGVLTTLPMLGVGLLLWRYTGTVRPAYRAARTRLGDLTALITDRLSGMRVVQTHAREHAETARVEGLARELYGVQVQAVTLRNRSFPLARFVGNLGNVIMLGGGAWLIMAGQFTVGGLLAYRGYGRYFYGPLDDLVGIADLLQRAEASGRRVFEVLDAPVTIQERPDARVLPQPVRGELEFVGVSFGYDAARPVLDGVSFRVPAGQRVAILGESGAGKSTLLGLVTRLHDPQTGAVRLDGLDVRDLTLSSLRTNAVTMPQDTFLFHDTVRANVTYACPDADLQQIRAALRAAHALAFVEALPEGLDTMVGERGVKLSGGQRQRLGIARILLADPAVLLLDEPTSAVDAESEQQVTQALQAIMHGRTTLIVTHRLSLSRGADRVLVVANGQIVEDGSPELLRSRNGAFAALERAAQHLEAAQPSPVA; encoded by the coding sequence GTGCCCGATTCTTCGCCCGGCGTGACGCGCCGCCTGTACGGCCTCCTGACGCCTTACTGCCGCGTGGTGGGCCTGGGGCTTCTGCTGCTGGTCGGTAGCGTGGTGGCCGAACTGTACCCGCCGCTGGTATGGATCCGGGTGGTGGATCACGGCATCGCGCAGCGCGACTGGCCCTTCATTGCCCGGCAACTGGTGCTGCTGGTTCTGGTGTTTGGCGTGCAGCAACTCCTGAGCGCCTGGCGCGGCGTGCTGCTGGAGCGGGCGGGGCAGCAGCTCACGCTGGATCTGCGGCTGGCGGTGTACCGCAAATTGCAGGGGCAGTCGGCCGAGTACTTCGAGTCGCAGCGCACGGGTGACCTGATTGCCCGCGTGACCGGGGACGTGGACGCCATTCAGGACGTGCTGGTGCGCGGCACCGACTCGGTGCTGGCCAACGCCCTGCGACTGGTCGGGGTGGTGGGGATCTTCATTGCCCTGAACCCGGTGCTGGGGGTGCTGACCACGCTGCCCATGCTGGGGGTGGGCCTGCTGCTGTGGCGCTACACGGGAACGGTGCGGCCGGCGTACCGGGCGGCCCGCACCCGCCTGGGCGACCTCACGGCCCTGATCACGGATCGCCTGTCGGGCATGCGGGTGGTGCAGACACATGCCCGCGAACACGCCGAAACGGCGCGGGTAGAGGGCCTGGCCCGCGAGCTGTACGGCGTGCAGGTGCAGGCGGTGACGCTGCGCAACCGCTCGTTTCCGCTGGCGCGGTTTGTCGGCAACCTGGGCAACGTGATCATGCTGGGCGGCGGCGCGTGGTTGATCATGGCCGGGCAGTTCACGGTCGGGGGCCTGCTGGCTTACCGGGGGTACGGGCGTTACTTTTACGGCCCGCTGGACGATCTGGTGGGCATTGCCGACCTGCTGCAACGGGCCGAGGCCAGTGGCCGGCGGGTCTTCGAGGTGCTGGACGCGCCCGTGACCATTCAGGAACGTCCGGACGCCCGAGTGCTGCCCCAGCCGGTGCGCGGTGAGCTGGAGTTCGTGGGCGTGAGCTTCGGGTATGACGCGGCGCGGCCCGTGCTGGACGGCGTGAGTTTCCGCGTGCCGGCCGGGCAGCGCGTGGCGATCCTGGGCGAGTCCGGCGCGGGCAAGAGCACGCTGCTGGGCCTGGTCACGCGCCTGCACGACCCGCAGACGGGCGCGGTGCGGCTGGACGGCTTGGACGTGCGCGACCTGACCCTGAGCAGCCTGCGCACGAATGCCGTGACCATGCCGCAGGACACCTTCCTGTTTCACGACACGGTTCGCGCCAACGTGACCTACGCCTGCCCGGACGCTGACCTCCAGCAGATCCGGGCAGCCCTGCGGGCGGCGCACGCGCTGGCCTTCGTGGAAGCGTTGCCGGAAGGGCTGGATACCATGGTGGGCGAGCGGGGCGTGAAACTGTCGGGGGGGCAGCGTCAGCGTCTGGGCATCGCCCGCATCCTGCTGGCCGACCCGGCCGTGCTGCTGCTGGACGAACCGACCAGCGCCGTGGACGCCGAGAGCGAACAGCAGGTGACCCAGGCCTTGCAGGCGATCATGCACGGGCGCACCACCCTGATCGTGACGCACCGCCTCAGTCTGTCGCGAGGCGCAGACCGCGTGCTGGTGGTCGCGAACGGGCAGATCGTGGAAGACGGTTCACCGGAGCTGCTGCGGAGCCGCAACGGCGCCTTCGCAGCCCTGGAACGCGCGGCCCAGCACCTTGAAGCCGCACAACCCAGTCCCG